One Nicotiana tabacum cultivar K326 chromosome 23, ASM71507v2, whole genome shotgun sequence genomic window, tgctgggtctagatctcgacttggatcttcccttcttagtcctcgtttgattttgaggacgacccctcacaattaGTACTTCTTCTTCTCCGCCCtactgtttttctccctttctttgttcatagctgtacaaagccgaacaaacttctctgagagaaatttcgttatttccatggagtagagtagtttcaaggtgctcgtactcattaggaagtgaccctaacaaacatcaaggccaagtcaccatcatcaaaagttgcatccatattttgtaaatttgtgaccaacttattgaaactggtgatatgttcattcattatggtaccaggaacataggtgaagcgaaacagtctcttcttcatgtacaatttattttgactgtttttcttcaaaaatttatcctccggtgcttttcataatttacttgcagaagttttctttgtgtatgaatatttctgctctctagcaaggtaggatcgaatggtaccgcaagcaacacgattgataattttccaatcttcttctccaataacatctggcttcttttcttcaatggcaagatctagcccttgttgaaaaagaacatctaaaACCTCGCCTTTCCACATCCCAAAATATCCTGACCCGTCagaaatttctaccgcaaatttcgcatttgacacaattcttgtcataagcgaagatgccaacgatgacgtattattgacacttgatgtagatacttcttgtttattgtcttccattttgacacaaatattatttagtagctgacgacacaaatcaagattattttctttctggtgtggaagatcagactaagctgcaaccacaaaGCATACTCaaacagaaccttgactcagttaccaagataaatcttttctgatgtggaagatcagactatgctgcaaccacagagcatacttagacagtaacttggctctgataccaattgttgcggaagccaaatgtatatagtgtgaatgagtcacaactactataccaaaaattatgacaaccactaaataataaacaagacaataagacaaataaaagaacaccagaatttatgaggttcggccaattttgcctacttcctcggacacaatcaatattttattcactccaaaattacaagtgaaataatactaaagagagaagatacaaatgccttaagaagataaaaaaagcaaatgagaggtgcgtttaaatcctaaacattaggcctccttttatagggtgaaattcccattcaaaattaTCATCCACCGACGTGTGGGatttttgacaatttcaacacCCACACCATAAGCAATGCAATTATAAAAGAGAATTTTAATACACGAAATGTACATCAATATAACAGTTTCACTTGTTAACTTAAAATGTTAGACACATTTGGACCATAACAAGTCCTGTGAGGTAACATTATTCTACATTTATTGACTTAAATTTTGAATACAATTCGgacccaaaaaataaaatagaataagaTTTGGAGTCTACGGAGATGTTGAACAGAGCTTCATCCTTGTCGTTATTCTCTTATATAGTCTACGCAACTTATCATTTTTGGCCTTTTGTTACGCAAAATGTACTGATTTTTGGCCGATACGTGTAACCTCTACATTCAGAAAAAGGAAAGCATGGCATAATATACCCAAAAATGGTGTCACTTTATCCTGATTAACTCCACTTCAATTTGTCATCTTCTCTGATCAAAACCCACAATACCCCgacagacccccccccccccacccccaccccccacccctaCAGGCCACAACCCCTCTAGTTCAGATTGCAAGAAATTTTCCAACTCTAGCTAGTTTCTTCAATTGGGTTGTTAACTCTCTCTTTTTTAATAATCGTTAGGTGCGGACTAGCTTAGTGCACCTCGGTACCTGATACCtccctatttttctttctttaaaaatgGAATAGTTTTCTTCTTTTGGGTATTTGCTATTAAACCTTCTATTTTCTTGGTATCTTGTATATGATCATTATTGCACATTGGCGAACTGTTGAACAGTGTTTTTTCTGTTGTGGAAGGAAAAAGGCAGGACAAATACCATTTTGTAAAGATTTTAGACTCTTGGCAAATAAAGGTACAATCTTTTCCCCTTTACATTTCTGCAAAGAGGCTCTATTCTTTGTTTTTGCTTTCTATATGTGGTGATTATTCAGTTTTAGTAGATGAAATTCTGTTTTGGTATAATCTCAGGATATAGCTACTTGGACTCTCAGTTTGATCCTGATCATAAATGGCTGAAGTGATTGGTCCAAGATTATATAGTTGCTGCAATTGTAGGAATGAAGTTGCACTGCACGATGATGTTATTTCTAAAGCATTTCAAGTGAGTAACTTGagctctttttttcattttccttgtgAATAtgatttggggttttgaatgCTACACTTATTCTAATCATATACTATTGTTTTTCATGAAGCCTACACAGATTAAAAagttaaattgtattctttgtaaTTTAGAATAAGGTTAAATTGTTGTATGGTCTTTGTTCTTTGCTACAGTCAGTTTGTTAGCTAATGTCCACTAGTGTATACTATGTTCAAACAGATAGTAATAGAACATAAAATTCCGCTGTCTCGCCTAATTCCTTTTGTATATTTCTGATAAAATCGATGATCTTGTTGCATATAAGAATGTTGTCGCCTGTCTAATTTGAAGGGGCGTCTTGGCGTAACTGGCAAAGTTACTGCCATTtgaccaggaggtcacaggttcgagctgtggaaacagcctctagcagaaatgcagggtaagactgcgtacgatagacccttgtggtccggccctttcccggacctcgcgcatagcaggagcttagtgcaccgggttgCCCTCTTTGCTTTACCTGATTAAGAAAAAAGAATGTTGTCACCTGTGCCACAGAATGAGTGAGGCTATACGGTGTTTCAAAAGTTGagttacattttttttttcttaagtgTTTCCACCAACAAATTCTTGTATCATTTGACATTTAGGGAAGAAATGGTCGAGCATTTTTGTTCTCTCATGTGATGAACGTTGTTGTTGGGCTCAAAGAGGATAGACAACTCATGACTGGTCTCCATACAGTTGCTGATGTCTACTGCTCTGACTGTCGTGAGGTGTTGGGTTGGAAATACGAACGAGCTTATGAGGAGACACAGAAGTACAAGGAAGGCAAATTCGTACTTGAGAAGTCGAAGATTGTCAAGGAAAATTGGTAGTCCGTCATGCTAGGTCAAAGTGTGTGGTACATGCTCATTTTGTTATATCAATTCTGAGCAATTCAAAAGGTCAATTCATTGCTGCCAATAGCCTGATCTCAGCTTCTATTTCTTGTGTGTGTTGTGCGATTGGATGAAATATCTGAGATGCTGTAAAAATCCTGTTAATATTCTATCCTGAAAATAAAATCTTGTACatatatcatattttctttaCTTGGTTTCTTGGAGCAAATGACGACTGAGTTATTGCAAAAGGTCCAGGGCCTGCTTTTGCGCGATCTTAACTGTATTTTGTCATGAGAAATCTCAATGTGAACATGGTCAGTTGGCCTGCAAGCAAAAGTACATAAGAGTTTTCTCCTAGTATCTTGAAGCTAAAACATAGAGAAAATAGAAAGTAAAGAACTTCTATAGATCTTCAAAGTATAAAGATATAGCCAAGAAGTTGTTTTAGAACTGCCTAAGAAAGCTTTTATTACCATTCAGGTTTCAGCAGCTCCACGATTTAATGTCCTTTCCTACTATATCAGCTAGTTACTATTCTATGATTATATCAGGGGCCTTCTAGCGTCGATTTCATTAATAACTTGTTGTTTGcttctcaaaaaaataaaaaaagctaTACTAGAACCTACTTTTGAAATCCATCATAGAGTACCTGAATTTGGTTTTTGTGATATACTAGTTCTGAAATGTGAAGGGAAGCCTTGGCGTAACCGGTAaaattgttgtcatgtgaccaggaggtcatgggttcaAACCGTGAAAatagtctcttgcagaaatgcagggtaaggctgcgtacaatagaccattgtggtccggccctttcccggacactgtgcatagcgggagcttagtgcccGGACTTCCCTTTTTACTAGTTCTGAAATGCATCATTGAAAATGGAATGCCTGAAAT contains:
- the LOC107832354 gene encoding protein yippee-like At4g27745; the encoded protein is MAEVIGPRLYSCCNCRNEVALHDDVISKAFQGRNGRAFLFSHVMNVVVGLKEDRQLMTGLHTVADVYCSDCREVLGWKYERAYEETQKYKEGKFVLEKSKIVKENW